Proteins encoded together in one Mycobacterium simiae window:
- a CDS encoding gamma-glutamyl-gamma-aminobutyrate hydrolase family protein, which yields MNASGIGRPVIGLTSYLEQIQSDGWDIPAGYLGANYFEGVIKSGGVAVLLPPQPVDDDIVESLLDSLDGLVITGGYDLDPATYGQQPHPKTDAPRTVRDTFELALLRGALDRGLPVLGICRGTQLLNVAFGGTLHQHLPDVLGHRGHHAGYGRFTKLPVRTVPGTRLAALLGESADAWCYHHQAVDKVGAGLIVSAQDADGVVEGLEVPGAHFAVAVQWHPEQFLDDLRLFTAIVDAANSYAANSRIGSTSRC from the coding sequence GTGAACGCGTCGGGGATCGGTCGGCCCGTCATCGGTCTGACCAGTTATCTGGAGCAGATTCAGTCCGACGGCTGGGACATCCCAGCCGGATATCTGGGCGCGAACTATTTCGAGGGCGTGATCAAGTCCGGTGGCGTCGCGGTGCTGCTGCCGCCCCAACCGGTGGATGACGACATCGTCGAGAGCCTGCTCGACAGCCTGGACGGGCTGGTGATCACGGGCGGCTACGACCTGGACCCCGCGACCTACGGCCAGCAGCCGCATCCCAAGACCGACGCACCGCGCACCGTGCGCGACACGTTCGAGCTCGCACTGTTGCGCGGCGCGCTGGATCGCGGCCTACCGGTCCTGGGTATCTGCCGCGGCACTCAGCTGCTCAATGTCGCGTTCGGCGGGACGCTGCACCAGCATCTGCCCGATGTGCTCGGCCACCGCGGTCACCACGCAGGCTACGGCCGGTTCACCAAGCTGCCGGTCCGCACGGTCCCCGGCACCCGGCTGGCCGCGCTGCTGGGCGAATCCGCCGACGCGTGGTGTTACCACCACCAAGCCGTCGACAAGGTCGGCGCCGGCTTGATCGTCAGCGCCCAGGACGCCGACGGTGTCGTTGAGGGCCTGGAGGTACCGGGTGCCCACTTCGCCGTCGCCGTACAGTGGCATCCCGAACAGTTCCTCGACGACTTGCGCCTGTTCACGGCGATTGTCGACGCCGCGAACTCGTACGCCGCGAACTCGCGAATCGGTAGCACATCTCGGTGTTGA
- the map gene encoding type I methionyl aminopeptidase, whose protein sequence is MPVRTALSPGVVSPTLPVPSRIPRPEYVGKPTAKEGTEPWVQTPEVIEKMRIAGRIAAGALHEAGKAVAPGVTTDELDRIAHEYMIDHGAYPSTLGYKGYPKSCCTSLNEVICHGIPDSTVIENGDIVNIDVTAYIDGVHGDTNATFLAGDVSEEHRLLVERTREATMRAINAVKPGRALSVVGRVIEAYANRFGYNVVRDFTGHGIGTTFHNGLVVLHYDQPSVTTEIQPGMTFTIEPMINLGGLDYEIWDDGWTVVTKDRKWTAQFEHTLLVTDTGVEILTSI, encoded by the coding sequence ATGCCTGTTCGCACCGCGCTATCGCCCGGGGTGGTGTCGCCGACTCTGCCGGTGCCCAGCCGCATCCCACGTCCGGAGTATGTCGGCAAGCCGACTGCCAAGGAAGGCACCGAGCCGTGGGTGCAGACGCCGGAGGTCATCGAGAAGATGCGCATTGCCGGCCGGATCGCGGCCGGTGCGTTGCACGAGGCGGGCAAGGCGGTCGCGCCGGGCGTGACCACCGACGAGCTCGACCGGATCGCGCACGAGTACATGATCGATCACGGCGCCTACCCGTCGACGCTGGGCTACAAGGGGTATCCGAAGTCCTGCTGCACATCGCTGAACGAGGTCATCTGCCACGGTATCCCCGACTCGACGGTGATCGAGAACGGCGACATCGTCAACATCGACGTCACCGCCTACATCGACGGGGTGCACGGCGACACCAACGCGACCTTCTTGGCCGGCGACGTCTCCGAAGAACATCGCCTGCTGGTGGAGCGCACCCGCGAAGCCACCATGCGGGCGATCAACGCCGTCAAACCCGGCCGCGCCCTGTCGGTCGTCGGCCGCGTCATCGAGGCATACGCAAACCGGTTCGGGTACAACGTAGTTCGTGATTTCACCGGCCACGGCATCGGCACCACGTTCCACAACGGGCTGGTGGTGCTGCACTACGACCAGCCGTCGGTCACCACCGAGATTCAGCCCGGCATGACGTTCACCATCGAGCCGATGATCAACCTCGGCGGCCTGGACTACGAAATCTGGGACGACGGCTGGACGGTGGTCACCAAGGATCGCAAGTGGACCGCCCAGTTCGAGCACACCCTGCTGGTCACCGACACCGGCGTCGAGATCCTCACCTCCATCTAA
- a CDS encoding cobyric acid synthase yields MTGALLVAGTSSDAGKSMVVAGLCRLLAHKGIRVAPFKAQNMSNNSAVTVEGGEIGRAQAIQARAAGLEPSIRFNPILLKPGSDRTSQLVVRGRVANSVSATSYFEHRDRLANIVADDLAALRTEFDVVICEGAGSPAEINLRATDLANMGLARPANLPVILVGDIDRGGLLAHLFGTVAVLEPDDQALIAGFVVNKFRGDPALLEPGLRQLADLTGRPTYGVLPYADDLWLDAEDSLSVVAHRVVGRPAPPRGSEWLTVAAIRLPRISNSTDIEALACEPGVLVRWITDPADLHDSDLVVLPGSKATVADLHWLRERGLANAIADHARAGKPVLGICGGLQMLCRRIEDTVESRCGEVDGLGLLDADVAFSEQKTVRRWQQPLSGYEIHHGRLIRCDEAAWFAVEGQPHGIERDAVFGTHWHGLLDNDAFRRGWLGVVAAAAGRPGFVVAEDIDVAARRDAQLDLVAELLAAHLDLDGVLGLLDGPPPPRPCIASRLRP; encoded by the coding sequence TTGACCGGGGCGCTGCTGGTCGCGGGCACCAGCTCCGACGCCGGCAAATCCATGGTGGTCGCGGGGCTATGTCGGTTGTTGGCGCACAAGGGTATTCGGGTAGCGCCGTTCAAAGCGCAGAACATGTCGAACAATTCCGCGGTCACCGTCGAGGGTGGCGAAATCGGCCGGGCTCAGGCAATTCAGGCCAGGGCGGCGGGCCTCGAGCCCAGTATCCGGTTCAACCCGATCCTGCTCAAACCCGGCAGTGACCGCACCTCGCAGCTGGTCGTCCGGGGGCGCGTCGCCAATTCCGTGAGCGCGACAAGCTATTTCGAGCATCGTGATCGGCTGGCCAATATCGTCGCGGACGATTTAGCGGCGCTGCGTACAGAATTCGACGTGGTGATCTGTGAAGGGGCCGGCTCTCCGGCCGAAATCAACCTGCGGGCAACCGATCTAGCCAACATGGGTCTGGCCAGGCCGGCAAACCTGCCGGTGATCCTGGTGGGCGACATCGATCGCGGCGGCCTGTTGGCCCACCTGTTCGGGACGGTCGCGGTGCTCGAACCCGACGACCAGGCGCTGATCGCGGGTTTTGTCGTCAACAAGTTCCGCGGCGACCCCGCGCTGCTGGAGCCGGGCCTGCGGCAGCTCGCCGATTTGACCGGCCGACCCACCTACGGGGTGCTGCCCTATGCCGACGACCTGTGGTTGGACGCCGAGGACTCGCTGTCGGTGGTCGCCCACCGCGTGGTGGGACGGCCGGCGCCGCCGCGGGGCAGCGAGTGGCTCACGGTGGCCGCCATCCGGCTACCGCGAATCTCCAACTCAACCGACATCGAGGCGCTGGCATGCGAGCCGGGCGTGCTGGTGCGCTGGATCACCGACCCGGCCGACCTGCATGACAGCGACCTGGTCGTGCTCCCGGGCAGCAAGGCGACCGTCGCCGATCTGCACTGGTTGCGCGAGCGCGGCCTGGCCAATGCGATCGCCGACCACGCCCGGGCGGGCAAGCCGGTGCTCGGGATTTGCGGAGGCTTGCAGATGCTGTGCCGGCGCATCGAGGACACGGTGGAATCCAGGTGCGGGGAAGTGGATGGCCTGGGGCTGCTGGACGCCGACGTCGCGTTTTCCGAGCAGAAAACCGTGCGGCGCTGGCAGCAGCCGCTGAGCGGATACGAGATCCACCACGGTCGGCTGATCCGCTGCGACGAGGCGGCCTGGTTCGCGGTTGAGGGCCAACCGCACGGCATCGAGCGGGACGCGGTCTTCGGCACGCACTGGCATGGCCTGCTGGACAACGACGCCTTCCGCCGCGGCTGGCTCGGCGTCGTCGCCGCGGCGGCCGGACGGCCGGGATTCGTTGTGGCCGAGGACATCGACGTCGCGGCGCGACGGGACGCTCAGCTGGATCTGGTGGCCGAGCTGCTGGCGGCTCACCTCGACCTCGACGGCGTGCTCGGGCTGCTCGACGGGCCGCCGCCCCCGCGACCGTGTATCGCGAGCCGGCTGCGGCCCTGA
- a CDS encoding PPE family protein → MEFATLPPETNSARMYTGPGARSLMDAAIAWEGLSGRLRRAAAQYRAVMVPTHAAAAYARWLQVLAEHAEQTADRARSAASAYELALAATVHPSAVAANRSLRTWLAQTNHLAQASPAIADAEADYDQMWAQDAATMYAYAAFSAEVVTDDPFPPPPGSGITPDDTPGSWALTSAPEVVATGGQVLSAICDTLHALSTSPPTAFETSLAPVTVPLSKLASVCGHSDFAINRLSHLNKHATLDNAAALLTQLPQRIRVANAATGLRRATSVGILSVPRAWMARTPETATAQWPSAVNTEMCYRFASSRRTSSRRRQSP, encoded by the coding sequence GTGGAGTTCGCAACGCTGCCACCGGAGACCAATTCCGCACGCATGTACACCGGCCCCGGCGCGAGATCGTTGATGGACGCCGCGATCGCCTGGGAGGGACTGTCCGGCCGGCTGCGCCGGGCAGCAGCGCAATACCGCGCGGTGATGGTGCCGACCCACGCCGCGGCGGCCTACGCCCGTTGGCTACAGGTTCTTGCCGAGCATGCCGAACAGACCGCAGACCGGGCCAGGTCGGCCGCCTCGGCCTACGAGCTCGCCCTGGCCGCGACGGTGCATCCCTCGGCCGTCGCCGCCAACCGCAGCCTGCGAACATGGCTGGCGCAGACGAATCATCTGGCTCAAGCGAGCCCGGCGATCGCCGACGCCGAGGCCGACTACGACCAGATGTGGGCCCAGGACGCCGCCACCATGTATGCCTACGCCGCGTTCTCCGCCGAGGTGGTGACCGACGACCCCTTCCCGCCGCCGCCGGGGTCGGGTATCACACCGGACGACACACCAGGCAGCTGGGCGTTGACGTCCGCACCGGAGGTGGTCGCGACCGGCGGCCAGGTGCTTTCGGCGATCTGCGACACCCTGCATGCGCTGTCCACGTCGCCGCCAACCGCGTTCGAAACTTCCCTCGCACCAGTGACCGTGCCGCTGTCCAAGTTGGCTTCCGTGTGCGGCCATTCGGATTTCGCAATCAACCGCCTCAGTCATCTGAACAAGCACGCGACGCTGGACAACGCGGCAGCCTTGCTCACGCAGCTGCCGCAGCGCATACGGGTCGCGAATGCGGCGACGGGCCTGAGACGCGCGACGTCCGTCGGCATCCTGTCGGTGCCGCGCGCCTGGATGGCCAGGACGCCAGAAACGGCCACCGCGCAGTGGCCGAGTGCCGTCAACACCGAGATGTGCTACCGATTCGCGAGTTCGCGGCGTACGAGTTCGCGGCGTCGACAATCGCCGTGA
- a CDS encoding alpha/beta hydrolase encodes MMTTLDGFPVPVGVSGPENGVVVVILGDERRELSAYDAVCERLHTASIRTVVIGLDPRLTPKSVIGILDGLGIGWAVVVGDRAGGDLAWELAATKLGRFVGLVVIDRGHPRVADIHGEVRDDHCPPVEIGTTVLVSSANGRDVASNSQRFVYADYRTVDLLGRRNPQESTAQLAAEIVLRTSTW; translated from the coding sequence ATGATGACCACGCTCGACGGGTTTCCCGTCCCCGTCGGCGTGTCCGGTCCCGAGAACGGCGTCGTCGTCGTCATTCTCGGAGACGAGCGGCGGGAGCTATCGGCATACGACGCGGTGTGCGAGCGGCTGCACACCGCGTCCATTCGCACCGTCGTCATCGGCCTCGACCCCCGGCTGACCCCCAAATCTGTGATCGGCATTCTCGACGGCCTCGGCATCGGCTGGGCGGTGGTGGTGGGTGACCGGGCGGGCGGCGACCTCGCCTGGGAGCTGGCAGCGACCAAGTTGGGCCGGTTCGTCGGGCTGGTGGTCATCGATCGCGGACATCCGCGAGTGGCCGACATTCACGGCGAGGTCCGCGACGATCACTGCCCACCCGTGGAGATCGGCACCACCGTGCTGGTCAGCAGCGCGAATGGACGCGACGTGGCCAGCAACAGCCAGCGGTTCGTGTATGCGGACTACCGCACGGTGGACCTGCTCGGGCGGCGCAACCCGCAGGAGTCGACCGCGCAGCTGGCAGCCGAAATAGTCTTGCGTACCAGCACCTGGTGA